From Jeotgalibacillus haloalkalitolerans:
TGCTTAACATACCTGTTTCATCTGCCCGATCTTCAAATGTCCGCGCCTTATAATTCCCTTTAGCAAGCTGAATGGCCACTTCAGTCGCTGATTCGATCGGCTTTGTATATTGGTTTGTAATTCTGGCACCGATATAAATGATCATCCCAAGCGCGGCACCGAGTGTGATCGCCAATATCAGCCAGATCTGCCGGTATACATTTTCCAGGTTATCAAAAGAAGCGGCAAGAACGACATAACCACTTTCAGAACCTGTTTCCACATTACTGATATAATAAAAGTTTGTATCATCAGTATCCGCCGGGAACCTTACAATACCGTTTGAAGGTCCAGGCAGAGAGTTATCAATCTCATCAAGCATCATCTCATGGTCAATATCTGAGACTGTCTGACCGGAATCGTACACCATTTCAGTATCTTCATTTAAGATTGTGATTCTCGTTTCCAGGACTTCACTCAGTTCATCAAATAATTCAGATCTCAACTCATTAAAAGACGGCTCACGTTCAGTCTGGTTAATCACAATATTCATTTCTTTTTCTATTCTTGAGTGCAGTGCATTCAGATAATAAGATTTCACCAATTCTCCGATGATAATCCCAAGGCCTACCAGCACTAACACAATCAGCGTTATTAATGCAAAGAGCAGCCGGCCTTTAAATGAAGTCAGCCTCACGTTACTTTTGGCTTCTCCATTTTATAACCAAGACCCCTGATTGTTTTAATATAAACCGGCTTTTTCGTATTCTCTTCAATCTTTTCACGTAAATGGCTGATGTGAACATCCACAATACGTGTATCCCCTGCAAAGTCATAGTTCCAGACTGTCTGTAAAAGCTGATCTCTCGTTAATACGCGGCCTTTATTTTCAATTAAATACACGAGTAATTCAAATTCTTTCGGCGTCAGATCAATATGCTCCCCTTTATAGAAAGCTTCATATTGTTCAGGATATACCTTCACTTCCCCAAGCTCGATAAAATCCTCTTCCACCTCAGGTTCTTTTACTTCCAACCGTCCTGACCTGCGGAGGATCGCCTTTACTCTCGCTACAACTTCCCGTGGACTGAATGGTTTTGTCATATAATCATCAGCACCAAGCTCAAGACCGAGTACTTTATCAAACTCCTCATCTTTTGCAGTCAGCATAATGATTGGTATATGAATCTGTTTTTGGCGAAGCTGCTTGCACACTTCAATGCCATCCATTACCGGGAGCATCAGATCGAGCACCAGCAGATCAGGATCTTCACTTTCTACAAGCGCAATTCCTTCAGCACCGTCATATGCCGTTAATACTTCATAGCCTGACTGTTCCAAATTATACTTTAACAGTGTCACAATCGACTGTTCATCATCTACAACCAGTACTTTTTTCTTCATCTTAACCCTCCAGAAGCTAGTATTAACCCCAGATCATCCGATTCCATTATAGTACAAATTCAGCAGGGATGGCGATTTTATTATGTGAATTGTAAAGTATAGATTAGCCGCTGCTGATCTCCGCTTCAGGCGGACGCTTTCCGGACGGTGGTTGCTGAGCCTCCTTAGGCAAGCCTTGCGGGGTCTCAGCTTCCCGCTGTACCGGAGTCGCCGCCTTACGCTCCAATCATCAGCTAAATGGAAATAAATTCATACTAGTTAATTTTCAAAAAAAAGACCTTATAAGAAGGTCTTTTAGAAATTTTCCAGTGCTGAACTGTTAAATTTTTGAAGTTTGTCCGGTGGGCAGACGACGACTGTTCCTTCAATGACTGTGTCTCCGCTTTCATCTGTGCCGCGCACGCTGATTTCAACTTCTGATTTCGGGCGGTCAATGGCTTTAATTTCAAATACATAGTCTACAGTCGCATAGTGGTATAACGGTTTTGGAAAGCTCAGATTGTGACTCTTTATATGAGATCCCGGTCCAGGCATATATTTTGAAACAGCTGATGTCACAAATCCTGTCAGCATGATTGTTGGTACAATCGGTTTTTTATATGAGGTCTGTGAAGCATAGTCGTGCTGAATATAAAGTGGATTTGAATCATTCGTTAATCCCAGAAATAACAGCAGGTCCTTATCTTCGATTTTTTCAGTTAGTGTTAATTTTTCTCCGATTGACATATCTTCAATCTGACGTCCGATCTTTCTTTTTTTCCCCAGTAACATGTTTATTCCCCCTTGATGACTTTGATCATAACCCCTGAGTTTTTTTCAATATTTTTTAATCCTCTGTCTTCATTATAAGTGAAGTATCTTATATTAAGTAAGCTTTTTATCTCACTTTGCAAAAAAGGAACTGCCCGGTTCAGCAGTTCCTCCTCATATTCAAGTTGATGATAATGCACTCATCACACTGCGTACTGAATCTGCAGATTTTTGAAGCTGTGTTTTCTCTTCATCTGTCAGGTCAAGCTCAATGATCTTTTCGATCCCCTTGCCCCCAAGAACTGTCGGCACGCCAAGGTAGATCCCATCAAAGCCGTATTCACCTTCAAGATAGGCAACTGACGGTAATACACGCTTTTGATCTTTTAAGATCGCTTCAGTCATTTCCATCAGAGCTGCAGCCGGCGCATAATAAGCTGAACCGTTACCAAGCAGTGCGACAATTTCACCGCCGCCTTTTCTTGTGCGCTCGATGATTTCCTCAAGACGTTCTTTTGGAATTAATTTTTCAAGCGGAACACCGCCTGCATTTGAATAGCGCGTCAGTGGTACCATGTCATCTCCGTGACCACCAAGTACAAACCCCTGAATATCCTTCACAGATAAACCGAGTTCTTCAGCTACAAATGTATTGAATCTTGCAGTATCCAGTACGCCGGATTGACCAATCACACGTTCTTTCGGGAAGCCGGACTCTTTAAATACTGTATATGTCATCGCATCCACTGGGTTTGACAGTACCAGAATCGTTGTGTCAGGTGAATGTTTCACAATTTCAGCAGTGACTGATTTCATGATTTTTTCATTCGTCTGTACAAGGTCATCACGGCTCATACCCGGTTTTCTCGGCAGCCCTGCAGTAATGATAACAACATCAGAATCTGCAGTGTCAGCATAATCAGATGTACCTTTAATTGTTACGTCATAACCGAACACAGGACCCGCTTCAAGCATATCGAGCGCTTTCCCTTTTGTCGGCCCTTCATTTTGAGGAATGTCTACAAGCACGATATCTCCAAGTTCTTTTTGAGCTAAAAACAATGCAGTTGTAGCACCGGTAAAACCTGCGCCAACTACCGAGATTTTATTACGTGTAAATGCCATTTCTAATTCCTCCCAGTAAAAAATTATGTAGTTAAAGGCCGGCAAATGCCGGCCTGAATGTCTTACATATTTTCAATTAATGCAGTTCCGAATTCAGAGCACTTCACTTCTGTAGCGCCATCCATCAGACGTGCAAAGTCATACGTTACAACTTTAGATGCAATTGTCTTTTCCATTGATTTAGAAATCAGGTCTGCAGCTTCGTTCCAGCCAAGGTGCTCAAGAAGAAGTACACCTGAAAGAATGACTGAAGATGGGTTAACTTTATCAAGACCGGCATACTTTGGCGCTGTACCATGAGTTGCTTCAAAGATCGCATGTCCTGTGTCATAGTTAATGTTTGCACCAGGTGCGATACCGATACCGCCAACCTGTGCTGCAAGTGCATCAGAGATGTAGTCTCCGTTCAGGTTCATAGTAGCTACTACATCAAACTCAGCAGGGCGAGTAAGGATCTGCTGAAGGAAGATATCTGCGATTGAATCCTTCACGATGATTTTGCCAGCTGCTTCAGCATCACTCTGTGCTTTGTTTGCAGCGTCTGTACCCTGCTCATCTTTGATCTGATCATACTGATTCCAAGTGAATACTTTATCTCCGAATTCACGCTCAGCAAGATCGTAACCCCAGCGCTTGAAAGCACCTTCAGTGAACTTCATGATGTTACCTTTGTGGACAAGCGTTACTGATTTACGGCCTTCAGTCAGCGCATAGTTAATCGCTGCACGGACAAGACGCTCAGTACCTTCTTTAGATACCGGCTTTACACCGATACCAGCAGTTTCAGGGAAACGGATATTTGTCGCACCCATTTCATCCTGAAGGAAGTTGATCAGCTTTTTCACTTCGTCTGATCCTTCAGCAAATTCGATACCAGCGTAGATATCTTCAGTGTTTTCACGGAAGATCACCATGTCTGTGTCTTCAGGGCGCTTAACCGGTGAAGGTACACCTTCAAAGTAACGTACTGGACGCAGGCACGTGAACAGGTCAAGCTGCTGACGAAGTGCCACGTTTAACGAGCGGATTCCTCCGCCGATTGGTGTTGTAAGAGGTCCTTTAATTGCAATAAAGTATTCGTTGATTGCATCAAGTGTAGCCTGTGGAAGCCATTCACCAGTCTGGTCAAAAGCTTTTTGTCCTGCAAGAACTTCTTTCCATGCAATTTTCTTTTCTCCGTTATATGCTTTTTCAACAGCTGCGTCTAATACGCGCTGTGCAGAAGCCCAGATATCCGGACCTGTACCGTCACCCTCGATAAAAGGTACGATTGGATTGTTTGGCACCTGAAGATTGCCGTTTGATACTGAAATTTTTTCACCTTGTGTCATAAGTCTTTCCCTCCAAATATCATTGGCCGGGGACTGACGGAGTCCGTCAGTCCCCCAGCGTTATTTACTATTACATCAGTTATCAGTCAGTTTGTAAAATGTTCAGTGAATTTACCGCTTTTCAACCGGTACATATTCCTGCATGCCAGGACCTGTGTATTCAGCTCTCGGGCGGATCAGGCGGTTGTTGGAATACTGCTCAAGAATATGAGCCAGCCAGCCTGATACACGGCTTACTGCAAAGATTGGTGTGAACAGGTCATGGTCAATGCCAAGGCTGTGGTAGACAGATGCAGAATAGAAGTCCACATTAGGTGGAAGTTTCTTTTCAGATGTCACGATTTCTTCAATCTTAACAGACATCTCATACCATTTTGATTCTCCGCGAAGCTCAGTCAGCTTTTTAGACATTTCACGAAGATGCTTCGCACGAGGGTCTCCCTGCTGATATACACGGTGACCGAAGCCCATGATTTTTTCTTTATTTTCAAGCTTTTTACGGATCACAGACTCAACGTTTTCAACTGAACCAATTTCAGTTAACGTCTTCATTACCTGCTCATTTGCTCCACCATGAAGCGGTCCTTTTAGCGCACCGATTGCAGCTGTTACACCTGAGTATACATCTGACAATGTGGCTACACATACACGTGCAGTGAATGTAGATGCATTCAGTTCGTGGTCAGCATGCAGCACAAGCGCTTTATTCATTGCTTCCACTTCAATATCCTCAGGCAATTCGCCATTCAGCATATACAGGAAGTTAGCCGCAAAGCTGAGATCGGCTTTAGGTGCAATCGGCTCCTGGCCTTTACGGATTCGTGCAAAAGCAGTTACGATTGTAGCAATTTTCGCCTGAAGACGAATTGCTTTACGGTAGTTCGCTTCTTCTTCCATTACGTCTGCTTCTTCATCAAACAGCCCCAGTGCTGATACTGCAGTACGGACAGCAGCCATTGGGTGAACCTTATCAACAGGCATTGCTTTAATTTGTGCGATCACTTCATCAGGAATCGCCATATTATCAGCAAGCTGCTGCTTCAGTTCTGCAAGCTCATTTTCTTTTGGCAGGCGCAAATGCCAAAGAAGATAAATGATTTCTTCAAAGCTCGCATTTTCAGTTAAGTCGTCGATATTGTAACCAACGTATGTAAGTGTGTCATCAATAATTGAGCTGATCGATGAAGTAGTTGCTACAACGTTTTCTAAACCTCTCGTTGCTGTCATAAACAAATCTCTCCTTTTAATCTTAGTCTTGTATTTAAAGCCTGACCGGCATTTAAAATACGGCATTGTCATCACATAAAAACTGAGCGGTTGCTCAGTCAGCTGACAGAATGGAATTCGTCATTTCGGATGCGCTTACATTGTCCATTATAATCAATAATCAGAACTTTGTGAATGAAAACGCATTAATTTGCCGGGATTAATTTAATTTGACGAAATTTGACATCATCAGAAAACGTTTGAAACCCACTCGAAAATTTTCATTGCACTATATGCAATTCCCGCTCCAATCAGCGGTCCTACAGCAATTCCGTTAAATAATGCAACTGCAAGGATTGTTCCGAATACCAGCGCAACTGTTATATGCGGGTCCTCCTGTAAAAGTGAAATACCACCTTTTGCGATCAGGGCTACCGCGATACCTGAAGCGAGTGCCACCCACGCATATGGTGACTTTACCGCATCAGTCAGCTCTTTAAACCCGATTGCGCCGCTTGCGATCGGGGCAAGAACAGCAATTGTAATAATCGTGACACCCCAGTTAATTCCCTTCCCCTGAATAAAAGCAAAAATTTTCTCATCAGCACCCGCAACTTTTAATAGGATAAGAAAAAGAACTGCAATCATAAGAGAATTATTTTTAGCAAAAAATCCGATTGCGAGTAATAAAATTAAAAATATCATTGCCGGATTGATCATTTTCATACCTCCATCTTCAAACATTCCAGGCTGTCACGGGAGGACAACTCTGTGTTAAAACGTTGCTTTCAAGTCATCGTCGCGATAATCATTGTATTTCTTACGTTAAAAGTGATATTGATGTATTTCATGCCATTTGCGATCGGGGCACTCCTCTCACTCTTCGTCTATCCAGTTGTCAAAGTTCTGTTCACTTACTTGAAGATACCTTATAAATTGAGCGTTGCGCTTGGATTAATGATGTTATTTATAACAGGACCTCTTCTCATAACCGGCTGCTTTGCCCTTTTGAAAAATGAGATCTTTTTAATGGCAAATCACCTGCCGCAGTATACAAGTGTTCTAATCAGTTCAATCAGGAACATTGTCCAGAGCTTTCCTACTTTCCTTCATGACCTGACACATCCTTACCTGACGCATAAACATTTAACTTTACTGATCAAAGAACTTGAACAGCTGATTCTGAATGCGGGAAAACAGTTGCTTTCAGAGACTTCAAAATTTGCGGGCAACCTTCCGTCGTATTTATTTTCATTTGGTATTGTGATGATTGCGGCATATTACATACTTTCTGATTTTGAGTCCTGGAAAAGTAAATTGCCGAAAAAACTGATTGAACAAATTGAACTGATCCGCGAACTTGGATTGCGTGAAGCAGGATCATATTTTTTATCACAGCTGCTGCTTTCATTGTTTACTTTCATCATTACCTTAACCGGATTGCTCATAATCGGAAACCCTCATCCATTTTTGCTGGCTCTTTTATCAGCAGGACTGGATTTCGTTCCTCTTGCCGGTTCACTGCTGCTTTTTTTACCGCTGACGGTGTTTTATTTTATACAGTCCGGACCGGCTGCTGCAGCTGGAACACTGGTGATTTATATCGTAATCATTGCAGTCCGGCAAATTGCTGAACCTAAAATTGTAGGAGACAGAATGGGGCTGCATCCGTTGGCAGCACTCATTATTTTGTATACCTCTGTCACTTTGCTCGGCTTAAAAGGGCTTATTTTGACGCCTGTTTTTATGATCATGATGGCTGTACTGATCAAGATCAGGCTGTTTACAGCTGTATGGCGGTATATCACAACCGGTGAGCACCCATTTATAAAGCGCTGACTTAAAAAACACACAGCAGCTGCTGTGTGTTATGGTCTGTGAATGATGACATTGCCGTTTCTCATTTTTTTCTGAATCCATTTATAGATCAGCGGCTTCATTAAATTCCTTGTTGCAGGAATTAACAATAAAAATCCGATCGCATCAGTTATAAAACCTGGTGTTAATAACACAACACCACCAATTAAAATACATAATCCATCAATGACAGCATCACCAGGACCACCATCAAATACAGTCATATTCTGTACTTTTTTCAAAGCCTGAAGCCCTTGAGATTTCGCCAGATATGCACCCAGAACACCAGTTAATATGATTAAAAGAACTGTCGGTATAACACCGATCAGGTTACCAGCACTGATCAGAATTGCGATTTCCAGTGCCGGAACAATAATGATTAAAAGCATTAACCATCTCACAAGGAATATCTCCTTTCAACATTACGCGCTGTCTTTATTTTAGCACAGTCTTACATAGAATAAAAAAACCTGAACGGAAATCCGCTCAGGTTTTTTCAATATGATTTACAGTACGCTTGCGTGTCCGTTATAAACCACGCCACGCTCCGCATCAACTGTTACTTCCTGTCCATCAGTGAATAAAGCTGTTGCATTATCCACTCCAACAATAACAGGTAAGCCAAGGTTCAATCCGACTACTGCAGCATGACTTGTCAGTCCGCCTTCTTCAACGATCAGTGCCGAGCACTTTTCGATTGCAGGCATCATTTCTTTATCAGTACCGATTGTAACCAGGATTGATCCCTCTGTTACTTTATCAAGTGCATCATTTGCATTTGAAGCTGTTACAACTTTACCAAAGCCTGATTTGCGTCCGATTCCCTGACCTTTTGCAAGTACATCACCAACAATGTGGATCTTCATCAGGTTTGTTGTACCTGATTCCCCAACCGGTACACCCGCAGTAATCACGACAAGGTCGCCATGCTTAACGCAGCCGCTGTTTAAGCTTTCTGTTACTGCCATATCCAGCATTTCATCAGTTGTTTCAGTCTTAGCACCTACCTGAGGATATACACCCCATACAAGCGCAAGGCGTCTGGAAACAGATGCATCAGCAGTAACTGCAACAATTGTTGCTTCAGGACGGTATTTTGAAATCATTTTTGCTGTATGACCACTTTCAGTTGGCGCAATAATTGCGTTCACTTCAAGGTTTAATGCAGTATGCGCAACTGCCTGACCAATTGCATCAGTCATATTGCGTTCAAAACGCTTGCTGCGCTTAGAAAGGATCGCTTTATAATCAAGTGCTTCTTCAGCTCTTGATGCAATGTTATTCATTGTTTGAACTGATTCTACCGGATAATCACCTGCTGCTGTTTCACCAGATAGCATGATTGCATCAGTGCCATCAAAAATTGCATTCGCAACGTCAGAAGCTTCCGCACGCGTTGGACGCGGGTTGCGCTGCATTGAATCAAGCATTTGTGTAGCAGTGATAACAGGCTTCCCTACAGCATTACATTTACGGATCAGCTGCTTTTGCACCAATGGTACTTCTTCAGCCGGAATCTCAACACCAAGGTCACCACGCGCAACCATCAGGCCATCAGAAACCTGAAGGATCTCATCAATGTTATCTACACCTTCCTGGTTTTCAATCTTAGGAATGATGTTGATTTTTGGAGAACCGTTTTTCTCCAGCAGTTCACGGATTTCCATCACATCAGATGCACGACGGACGAATGAAGCTGCGATAAAGTCTACACCCTGCTCAATTCCGAAAAGAATGTCATTCGCATCTTTATCAGTAATACCAGGCAGATTCACTGATACACCAGGTACGTTCACACCTTTTTTGTTCTTCAATGTACCAGTGTTCATGATTTTCGTTCTGATCTCACCTGCATTTTTATCAACAGATAGTACTTCAAGTCCAATCAGACCATCATCAAGAAGAATTTTAGAGCCTTCATTTACATCATTCACAAGGTCGCTGTAAGTAATAGAGAATTTTTCAGTTGTGCCTACTACTTCTTCCATTGATACGATGATTTCGTTGCCGGCAACAAGTTCAATCGCACCGTTTTCCATCGTGTTCGTACGGATTTCAGGACCTTTTGTATCTAAAAGAATCCCTACGTTCTTACCTAATTTAGCTGCAGCTTCACGGATGTTTTTAATACGTGCTCCGTGCTCATCAAAATCTCCGTGTGAGAAGTTCAGACGCGCTACATTCATTCCAGCTTCCATCAGTTGTGTCAGCTTTTCAATACTTTCACTTGCAGGTCCAATCGTACATACAATCTTTGTTTTTCTCATGTTATACCTCCTGAAATCAATTAAATAGATAGTTCCTGTGATAAGCGGTACAGATCAACGTCTGCTTTGTGCTCCATCTTCAATGCTTCAATAATATCATAGTCAACAAGCTCATTACGCTGAATACCAACAGCACGTCCACCCTTGTTTTCCATTAATAGTTCAACAGCACGTGCACCAAGGCGGCTTGCCAGTACGCGGTCAGAAGCAGTTGGTGAACCGCCACGCTGCATATGACCAAGAACAGATACTCTTGTATCAACACCTGTCTTTTCTTTCATCATTGCTGCAAATTCCCCGCCGGACATAACGCCTTCAGCCACAATAATGATACTGTGCTTCTTGCCGCGCGCATGCCCTTTTTTAATTTTCTCTACAACTTTATCAATGTTGTATGGATCTTCAGGGATCAGAATAGACTCTGCTCCACCTGATAGTCCTGACCACAGTGCGATATCTCCTGCATTTCTTCCCATTACTTCAATGATAAATGTGCGTTCATGAGAAGTAGCAGTATCACGGATTTTATCAATCGCATCAATGACTGTATTCAGCGCAGTATCAAATCCGATTGTGAAATCAGTTCCCGGAATATCATTATCAATCGTTCCAGGTACACCTACACATGGATAGCCATGCTCAGTCAGTGCTTTTGCCCCCATGTATGAGCCGTCTCCACCAATGACAACCAGGCCTTCAATACCGAATTTCTTCAGCTGTTCAATGCCCTTTTTCTGCCCTTCAAGTGTTTTGAACTCTTCGCATCGCGCAGAATAAAGCTTCGTTCCCCCGCGGTGAATAATGTCACCAACAGAACCAAGCTCAAGCTTTTCAATATTTCCAGAGATTAAACCCTGATAACCCTGGTAAATCCCATATACTTCAAGCCCGTGGTAGATGGCTTTCCGGACAACTGCTCTGACAGCAGGATTCATACCAGGAGCATCTCCACCACTGGTCAATACGCCAATTTTTTTCATTTCGATGTTCCCACCTTTAATTGAAAAATTATGTTAACTATTTCACAGAAATAGTGTTCCGAAGTTGGATGTACAAGTCCGTTTTCATCCTTTTAAAAATAACATGAAGACGTTTTGTTCTCAATCATTAGTCTAAGCTCTCACACATTCTTATAAAACTAATAAAAATGTAACCGCTTAACCCTTCATAATTGTACACATTTTAGACACATTATAACCTGAATGTTCCTTTCTTCTATTGTTTACACATTTCACAAAAGAAAAAACCTTTTCAGAAAAGATCTGAAAAGGTTTTTCTATTAAACGGGTTCTTTTGTAAATTCACCAATAGACTGGAATTTGTCATAACGTTGTGCGACAAGTGATTCTTTATCAAATTGGGATAATTCTTTTAATGATTTCAACAGCACCTGATCAATCGCATCCGCCTGTTGTTTAATATCACGGTGAGCGCCGCCTCTTACTTCAGGAATGATTTCATCAATGATACCCATTTCCTTCAGATCCGGTGCAGTGATTCTCATAGATTCTGCGGCCTGTTTTGCAAGCGCTGCATCCTTCCAGAGAATTGAAGCAGCACCTTCAGGAGAAATAACAGAGTACGTTGAATTCTCAAGCATATGCATATGGTTACCGACGCCAAGTGCCAGAGCACCTCCGCTTCCACCTTCACCAATCACGATACAAACGACCGGTACAGTAAGTCCTGCCATTTCAAACAGGTTCCTGGCGATCGCTTCACTCTGTCCGCGTTCTTCCGCTGCCTTACCAGGGTATGCCCCTTTTGTGTCAATGAAACAGATAATTGGACGGTCAAACTTTTCAGCCTGCTTCATGAGGCGCAGCGCTTTACGGTAGCCTTCCGGATGCGGCATTCCGAAATTCCGTTTAATATTTTCTTTCGTATCTTTTCCTCTTTGATGACCGATCACGGTTACAGCATTTCCTTTGTATCTTGCAATCCCGCCAACAATTGCATGATCATCACCATACAGACGGTCCCCGTGCATTTCCATGAAGTCTTCAAAGAGCTCTTCTATGTACTCAAGGGCTGTTGGGCGTTCCGGATGCCGGGCCAGCTGTACACGGTCCCATGGCTTTATAGAAGAATAAACGTCTTCTTCAAGCCGGGAAAGACGGTCTTCAAGTTTAGCGATTTCCTCACTCAGGTCAACTTCCGAGTCAGCAGTGAATGCTTTTAACTCATTGATTTTTTCCCGGAGCTGATTGAGGGGCTTTTCAAACTCGAGTTCATTTACCATGATGATTCTCCTTTCTCATGCAGCGAAAGAAGCACGCTCAGCTTTTCTTTCATTTCTAGACGGGAGATGACCTGATCAAGCTGTCCATGTTCCATCAGGAATTCCGCTGTCTGGAAGTCCTCGGGAAGTTTTTCCCTGATTGTCTGTTCAATAATTCTTCTTCCGGCGAATCCGATCAGTGCGCCAGGCTCTGCAAAATTATAATCGCCAAGTGAAGCGAAGCTTGCAGAAACGCCTCCTGTAGTTGGATGGGTCATCACAGAGACAATCAGTCCGCCTTTGTCGCTGAAGCGCTTCAGTGCAGTGCTTGTTTTTGCCATTTGCATCAGAGATAAAACGCCTTCCTGCATCCTTGCGCCTCCACTTGCGGTAAAGATAATAAACGGAAGACCCTGCTCTTCTGCGACTCTGACCGCTTCTGCAATCTTCTCACCGACAACTGACCCCATACTGCCCATTCTGAATGTTGAATCCATAATCGTCAGTACTGTCTTTTTGCCATCAATTGTACAGATCCCTGTTACAACTGCTTCATTCAAGCCGGTCTTTTTCTTATCCTTCTCAAGCTTCTCCAGATAGTCCGGGAAGCCAAGTGGATTTTCAGAAGACAGCTGCTGGTTGAATTCCTGAAAAGAGCCTTCATCTGCAAGGCATTCAATTCTTTCTGCCGCATTCATCGGGTGATGATAACCGCACTGCAGACAAACTTTCTGATTTTTATAGATTTCTTTTGTATAGATGATTTTTTTACATTTCGGACACTTCGTCAATATTCCTTCCGGTACATCGTTTTTATCATGTTCAGATGGAATCGTTGCGTATTTTTTCTTTTTTGCAAATATATCCTTCAGCAACCTGTCTTCCTCCCTAGTCATTTTTCTATATTTGTGATCAGCTTCATCGACTGTTCAATATCTTCTGATAGTAAATGCTGATAAAATTCATCCATTAACTGATCTGTCAAAGGAATCTGAACTTGATTTTCAGCATTGTGAAAATCATTCAGGATCAGCCAGATTTTCACGTAAAGCTGATTCCCGCCGGCTTCAACCAATTCTCTTTTCAGATGTGTAAATAACTTAAGCTCTGACTTTTTATATTGAGAAGAGATATGCTCAAACAGATGCATTCTTTCCTCTTTTGGTGCA
This genomic window contains:
- a CDS encoding response regulator transcription factor — its product is MKKKVLVVDDEQSIVTLLKYNLEQSGYEVLTAYDGAEGIALVESEDPDLLVLDLMLPVMDGIEVCKQLRQKQIHIPIIMLTAKDEEFDKVLGLELGADDYMTKPFSPREVVARVKAILRRSGRLEVKEPEVEEDFIELGEVKVYPEQYEAFYKGEHIDLTPKEFELLVYLIENKGRVLTRDQLLQTVWNYDFAGDTRIVDVHISHLREKIEENTKKPVYIKTIRGLGYKMEKPKVT
- a CDS encoding MaoC/PaaZ C-terminal domain-containing protein, whose translation is MLLGKKRKIGRQIEDMSIGEKLTLTEKIEDKDLLLFLGLTNDSNPLYIQHDYASQTSYKKPIVPTIMLTGFVTSAVSKYMPGPGSHIKSHNLSFPKPLYHYATVDYVFEIKAIDRPKSEVEISVRGTDESGDTVIEGTVVVCPPDKLQKFNSSALENF
- the mdh gene encoding malate dehydrogenase, whose product is MAFTRNKISVVGAGFTGATTALFLAQKELGDIVLVDIPQNEGPTKGKALDMLEAGPVFGYDVTIKGTSDYADTADSDVVIITAGLPRKPGMSRDDLVQTNEKIMKSVTAEIVKHSPDTTILVLSNPVDAMTYTVFKESGFPKERVIGQSGVLDTARFNTFVAEELGLSVKDIQGFVLGGHGDDMVPLTRYSNAGGVPLEKLIPKERLEEIIERTRKGGGEIVALLGNGSAYYAPAAALMEMTEAILKDQKRVLPSVAYLEGEYGFDGIYLGVPTVLGGKGIEKIIELDLTDEEKTQLQKSADSVRSVMSALSST
- the icd gene encoding NADP-dependent isocitrate dehydrogenase, with product MTQGEKISVSNGNLQVPNNPIVPFIEGDGTGPDIWASAQRVLDAAVEKAYNGEKKIAWKEVLAGQKAFDQTGEWLPQATLDAINEYFIAIKGPLTTPIGGGIRSLNVALRQQLDLFTCLRPVRYFEGVPSPVKRPEDTDMVIFRENTEDIYAGIEFAEGSDEVKKLINFLQDEMGATNIRFPETAGIGVKPVSKEGTERLVRAAINYALTEGRKSVTLVHKGNIMKFTEGAFKRWGYDLAEREFGDKVFTWNQYDQIKDEQGTDAANKAQSDAEAAGKIIVKDSIADIFLQQILTRPAEFDVVATMNLNGDYISDALAAQVGGIGIAPGANINYDTGHAIFEATHGTAPKYAGLDKVNPSSVILSGVLLLEHLGWNEAADLISKSMEKTIASKVVTYDFARLMDGATEVKCSEFGTALIENM
- the citZ gene encoding citrate synthase is translated as MTATRGLENVVATTSSISSIIDDTLTYVGYNIDDLTENASFEEIIYLLWHLRLPKENELAELKQQLADNMAIPDEVIAQIKAMPVDKVHPMAAVRTAVSALGLFDEEADVMEEEANYRKAIRLQAKIATIVTAFARIRKGQEPIAPKADLSFAANFLYMLNGELPEDIEVEAMNKALVLHADHELNASTFTARVCVATLSDVYSGVTAAIGALKGPLHGGANEQVMKTLTEIGSVENVESVIRKKLENKEKIMGFGHRVYQQGDPRAKHLREMSKKLTELRGESKWYEMSVKIEEIVTSEKKLPPNVDFYSASVYHSLGIDHDLFTPIFAVSRVSGWLAHILEQYSNNRLIRPRAEYTGPGMQEYVPVEKR
- a CDS encoding DUF441 domain-containing protein, producing the protein MINPAMIFLILLLAIGFFAKNNSLMIAVLFLILLKVAGADEKIFAFIQGKGINWGVTIITIAVLAPIASGAIGFKELTDAVKSPYAWVALASGIAVALIAKGGISLLQEDPHITVALVFGTILAVALFNGIAVGPLIGAGIAYSAMKIFEWVSNVF
- a CDS encoding AI-2E family transporter; this encodes MLKRCFQVIVAIIIVFLTLKVILMYFMPFAIGALLSLFVYPVVKVLFTYLKIPYKLSVALGLMMLFITGPLLITGCFALLKNEIFLMANHLPQYTSVLISSIRNIVQSFPTFLHDLTHPYLTHKHLTLLIKELEQLILNAGKQLLSETSKFAGNLPSYLFSFGIVMIAAYYILSDFESWKSKLPKKLIEQIELIRELGLREAGSYFLSQLLLSLFTFIITLTGLLIIGNPHPFLLALLSAGLDFVPLAGSLLLFLPLTVFYFIQSGPAAAAGTLVIYIVIIAVRQIAEPKIVGDRMGLHPLAALIILYTSVTLLGLKGLILTPVFMIMMAVLIKIRLFTAVWRYITTGEHPFIKR
- a CDS encoding FxsA family protein, with translation MRWLMLLIIIVPALEIAILISAGNLIGVIPTVLLIILTGVLGAYLAKSQGLQALKKVQNMTVFDGGPGDAVIDGLCILIGGVVLLTPGFITDAIGFLLLIPATRNLMKPLIYKWIQKKMRNGNVIIHRP